One region of Populus trichocarpa isolate Nisqually-1 chromosome 4, P.trichocarpa_v4.1, whole genome shotgun sequence genomic DNA includes:
- the LOC7494521 gene encoding pentatricopeptide repeat-containing protein At1g62930, chloroplastic isoform X5, which yields MMMAVAAVRLRGSEAFFIGSQTQRCQMKIMGIKLGLQPTIVTFTTLINGLGKVGKFAQAVELFDDMVARGCQPDDYTYTTIINGLCKIGETALAAGLFKKMEEAGCQLNVVTYSTLIHSLCKYRRVNEALDIFSYMKAKDISPTIFTYTSLIQGLCNFSRWKEASALLNEMTSLNIMPNVVTFNVLVDTFCKEGKVLAAEGVLKTMTEMGVEPDVVTYNSLMYGYSMWTEVVEARKLFDVMITKGCKPDVFSYSILINGYCKAKRIDEAKQLFNEMIHQGSTPNNVSYNTLIHGLCQLGRLREAQDLFKNMHTNGNLPNLYTYAILLDGFCKQGYLGKAFRLFRAMQSTYLKPNLVMYNILVNAMCKSGNLKDARELFSELFVIGLQPNVQIYTTIINGLCKEGLLDEALEAFRNMEDDGCPPDEFSYNVIIRGFLQHKDESRAVHLIGEMRDRGFITDAGTTAW from the exons ATGATGATGGCGGTGGCGGCAGTCAGACTTCGAGGTTCAGAAGCCTTCTTTATTGGGTCCCAAACTCAGCGATGCCAAATGAAAATAATGG GCATTAAACTTGGTCTTCAACCCACCATTGTCACATTTACCACCTTAATCAATGGGCTCGGTAAGGTGGGTAAATTTGCCCAAGCCGTGGAATTATTTGATGACATGGTGGCAAGAGGGTGTCAACCTGATGACTACACTTATACTACGATTATCAATGGCTTATGTAAGATTGGGGAAACTGCTCTGGCTGCTGGATTGTTTAAGAAAATGGAAGAGGCAGGCTGCCAGCTGAATGTGGTGACATACAGTACACTCATCCACAGTCTTTGCAAATACAGGCGGGTGAATGAGGCTTTAGATATCTTCTCTTATATGAAGGCTAAAGACATTTCCCCAACAATTTTCACTTACACCTCTCTGATCCAGGGCTTATGCAATTTCAGCCGATGGAAGGAGGCTTCGGCATTGCTAAATGAAATGACGAGTTTGAATATCATGCCAAATGTTGTCACCTTCAACGTGCTAGTTGATACATTTTGTAAAGAAGGCAAGGTTTTAGCGGCTGAAGGTGTGTTAAAAACAATGACTGAAATGGGTGTGGAGCCTGATGTAGTGACTTACAATTCTTTGATGTATGGATATTCCATGTGGACGGAAGTTGTTGAAGCTAGAAAGCTTTTCGATGTTATGATAACCAAGGGTTGTAAACCTGATGTTTTTAGTTACAGCATCTTAATTAACGGATATTGTAAGGCCAAAAGGATAGATGAGGCCAAGCAactttttaatgaaatgattcATCAAGGCTCAACTCCGAACAATGTTAGTTACAACACTCTTATTCATGGATTATGCCAATTAGGCAGACTTAGGGAAGCACAAGATCTTTTCAAGAATATGCACACTAATGGAAACCTCCCAAATTTATATACTTACGCAATATTGCTTGATGGCTTTTGCAAACAAGGGTATCTTGGAAAGGCATTCAGATTGTTTCGAGCAATGCAAAGTACTTACTTGAAGCCTAATTTGGTGATGTATAACATCCTAGTTAATGCCATGTGCAAATCCGGGAATCTTAAAGATGCAAGGGAACTGTTTTCAGAACTCTTTGTCATCGGGTTGCAGCCTAATGTTCAGATATACACTACAATAATAAATGGACTTTGTAAAGAAGGGTTGTTAGATGAAGCATTGGAAGCTTTCCGAAATATGGAAGACGATGGCTGCCCTCCAGATGAATTTTCTTATAATGTTATTATCCGAGGATTTCTCCAACACAAGGATGAATCAAGGGCAGTGCATCTTATCGGTGAAATGAGAGACAGAGGTTTCATTACAGATGCGGGAACCACAGCTTGGTAG
- the LOC7494521 gene encoding pentatricopeptide repeat-containing protein At1g62930, chloroplastic isoform X3 — MPNENNGNIDVALASFNQMLHRKPLPCIIQFNQLLSAIVKMRQYYDAVISLSKQMELAGLSPNTCTLNILINCFCQLQHVDLGFSVLAKGIKLGLQPTIVTFTTLINGLGKVGKFAQAVELFDDMVARGCQPDDYTYTTIINGLCKIGETALAAGLFKKMEEAGCQLNVVTYSTLIHSLCKYRRVNEALDIFSYMKAKDISPTIFTYTSLIQGLCNFSRWKEASALLNEMTSLNIMPNVVTFNVLVDTFCKEGKVLAAEGVLKTMTEMGVEPDVVTYNSLMYGYSMWTEVVEARKLFDVMITKGCKPDVFSYSILINGYCKAKRIDEAKQLFNEMIHQGSTPNNVSYNTLIHGLCQLGRLREAQDLFKNMHTNGNLPNLYTYAILLDGFCKQGYLGKAFRLFRAMQSTYLKPNLVMYNILVNAMCKSGNLKDARELFSELFVIGLQPNVQIYTTIINGLCKEGLLDEALEAFRNMEDDGCPPDEFSYNVIIRGFLQHKDESRAVHLIGEMRDRGFITDAGTTAW; from the exons ATGCCAAATGAAAATAATGG aaACATTGATGTTGCCCTTGCTTCTTTCAATCAAATGCTTCATAGGAAACCCCTGCCTTGTATCATCCAATTCAATCAATTATTATCTGCAATTGTCAAAATGAGACAGTATTACGATGCTGTGATTTCTCTTTCCAAACAAATGGAATTAGCTGGGCTCTCTCCTAATACTTGTACGcttaatatcttgattaattgCTTCTGCCAGTTGCAACATGTTGATCTTGGGTTCTCTGTCTTGGCCAAAGGCATTAAACTTGGTCTTCAACCCACCATTGTCACATTTACCACCTTAATCAATGGGCTCGGTAAGGTGGGTAAATTTGCCCAAGCCGTGGAATTATTTGATGACATGGTGGCAAGAGGGTGTCAACCTGATGACTACACTTATACTACGATTATCAATGGCTTATGTAAGATTGGGGAAACTGCTCTGGCTGCTGGATTGTTTAAGAAAATGGAAGAGGCAGGCTGCCAGCTGAATGTGGTGACATACAGTACACTCATCCACAGTCTTTGCAAATACAGGCGGGTGAATGAGGCTTTAGATATCTTCTCTTATATGAAGGCTAAAGACATTTCCCCAACAATTTTCACTTACACCTCTCTGATCCAGGGCTTATGCAATTTCAGCCGATGGAAGGAGGCTTCGGCATTGCTAAATGAAATGACGAGTTTGAATATCATGCCAAATGTTGTCACCTTCAACGTGCTAGTTGATACATTTTGTAAAGAAGGCAAGGTTTTAGCGGCTGAAGGTGTGTTAAAAACAATGACTGAAATGGGTGTGGAGCCTGATGTAGTGACTTACAATTCTTTGATGTATGGATATTCCATGTGGACGGAAGTTGTTGAAGCTAGAAAGCTTTTCGATGTTATGATAACCAAGGGTTGTAAACCTGATGTTTTTAGTTACAGCATCTTAATTAACGGATATTGTAAGGCCAAAAGGATAGATGAGGCCAAGCAactttttaatgaaatgattcATCAAGGCTCAACTCCGAACAATGTTAGTTACAACACTCTTATTCATGGATTATGCCAATTAGGCAGACTTAGGGAAGCACAAGATCTTTTCAAGAATATGCACACTAATGGAAACCTCCCAAATTTATATACTTACGCAATATTGCTTGATGGCTTTTGCAAACAAGGGTATCTTGGAAAGGCATTCAGATTGTTTCGAGCAATGCAAAGTACTTACTTGAAGCCTAATTTGGTGATGTATAACATCCTAGTTAATGCCATGTGCAAATCCGGGAATCTTAAAGATGCAAGGGAACTGTTTTCAGAACTCTTTGTCATCGGGTTGCAGCCTAATGTTCAGATATACACTACAATAATAAATGGACTTTGTAAAGAAGGGTTGTTAGATGAAGCATTGGAAGCTTTCCGAAATATGGAAGACGATGGCTGCCCTCCAGATGAATTTTCTTATAATGTTATTATCCGAGGATTTCTCCAACACAAGGATGAATCAAGGGCAGTGCATCTTATCGGTGAAATGAGAGACAGAGGTTTCATTACAGATGCGGGAACCACAGCTTGGTAG
- the LOC7494521 gene encoding pentatricopeptide repeat-containing protein At1g62930, chloroplastic isoform X4, whose product MSNENNGNIDVALASFNQMLHRKPLPCIIQFNQLLSAIVKMRQYYDAVISLSKQMELAGLSPNTCTLNILINCFCQLQHVDLGFSVLAKGIKLGLQPTIVTFTTLINGLGKVGKFAQAVELFDDMVARGCQPDDYTYTTIINGLCKIGETALAAGLFKKMEEAGCQLNVVTYSTLIHSLCKYRRVNEALDIFSYMKAKDISPTIFTYTSLIQGLCNFSRWKEASALLNEMTSLNIMPNVVTFNVLVDTFCKEGKVLAAEGVLKTMTEMGVEPDVVTYNSLMYGYSMWTEVVEARKLFDVMITKGCKPDVFSYSILINGYCKAKRIDEAKQLFNEMIHQGSTPNNVSYNTLIHGLCQLGRLREAQDLFKNMHTNGNLPNLYTYAILLDGFCKQGYLGKAFRLFRAMQSTYLKPNLVMYNILVNAMCKSGNLKDARELFSELFVIGLQPNVQIYTTIINGLCKEGLLDEALEAFRNMEDDGCPPDEFSYNVIIRGFLQHKDESRAVHLIGEMRDRGFITDAGTTAW is encoded by the coding sequence aaACATTGATGTTGCCCTTGCTTCTTTCAATCAAATGCTTCATAGGAAACCCCTGCCTTGTATCATCCAATTCAATCAATTATTATCTGCAATTGTCAAAATGAGACAGTATTACGATGCTGTGATTTCTCTTTCCAAACAAATGGAATTAGCTGGGCTCTCTCCTAATACTTGTACGcttaatatcttgattaattgCTTCTGCCAGTTGCAACATGTTGATCTTGGGTTCTCTGTCTTGGCCAAAGGCATTAAACTTGGTCTTCAACCCACCATTGTCACATTTACCACCTTAATCAATGGGCTCGGTAAGGTGGGTAAATTTGCCCAAGCCGTGGAATTATTTGATGACATGGTGGCAAGAGGGTGTCAACCTGATGACTACACTTATACTACGATTATCAATGGCTTATGTAAGATTGGGGAAACTGCTCTGGCTGCTGGATTGTTTAAGAAAATGGAAGAGGCAGGCTGCCAGCTGAATGTGGTGACATACAGTACACTCATCCACAGTCTTTGCAAATACAGGCGGGTGAATGAGGCTTTAGATATCTTCTCTTATATGAAGGCTAAAGACATTTCCCCAACAATTTTCACTTACACCTCTCTGATCCAGGGCTTATGCAATTTCAGCCGATGGAAGGAGGCTTCGGCATTGCTAAATGAAATGACGAGTTTGAATATCATGCCAAATGTTGTCACCTTCAACGTGCTAGTTGATACATTTTGTAAAGAAGGCAAGGTTTTAGCGGCTGAAGGTGTGTTAAAAACAATGACTGAAATGGGTGTGGAGCCTGATGTAGTGACTTACAATTCTTTGATGTATGGATATTCCATGTGGACGGAAGTTGTTGAAGCTAGAAAGCTTTTCGATGTTATGATAACCAAGGGTTGTAAACCTGATGTTTTTAGTTACAGCATCTTAATTAACGGATATTGTAAGGCCAAAAGGATAGATGAGGCCAAGCAactttttaatgaaatgattcATCAAGGCTCAACTCCGAACAATGTTAGTTACAACACTCTTATTCATGGATTATGCCAATTAGGCAGACTTAGGGAAGCACAAGATCTTTTCAAGAATATGCACACTAATGGAAACCTCCCAAATTTATATACTTACGCAATATTGCTTGATGGCTTTTGCAAACAAGGGTATCTTGGAAAGGCATTCAGATTGTTTCGAGCAATGCAAAGTACTTACTTGAAGCCTAATTTGGTGATGTATAACATCCTAGTTAATGCCATGTGCAAATCCGGGAATCTTAAAGATGCAAGGGAACTGTTTTCAGAACTCTTTGTCATCGGGTTGCAGCCTAATGTTCAGATATACACTACAATAATAAATGGACTTTGTAAAGAAGGGTTGTTAGATGAAGCATTGGAAGCTTTCCGAAATATGGAAGACGATGGCTGCCCTCCAGATGAATTTTCTTATAATGTTATTATCCGAGGATTTCTCCAACACAAGGATGAATCAAGGGCAGTGCATCTTATCGGTGAAATGAGAGACAGAGGTTTCATTACAGATGCGGGAACCACAGCTTGGTAG